In Dehalobacter sp., the following proteins share a genomic window:
- a CDS encoding sensor histidine kinase KdpD, with amino-acid sequence MKSQGGGGVQDIRARAANKTGKLKIFFGYAPGVGKTYAMLDDARSRLKSGVDVVVGYLEPHTSPETIQLLDGLPTLPPKTVNHKNRYRKEFDLDAALQRKPELLLVDVLAHSNADGMRNKKRYQDIEELLNAGIDVYTTVNVQHIESLRDLMQDITKVNERDTIPDYMFDSADKVELIDIEPDELMKRCGEKKCPLSLESLRLLRETAMRKVADRIVNENQNEQLLSVKTAGIKLLVCISSSPSAAKCIRWTARSAEAFHAPWTALYIEDMESRYFTEEEKKNVQENLDLAELLGAKIVTLNGHGLASIISEYAKLTGITNIVIGKSRNKKTLKTLFDPALEDKLIGLLPNIEIHIIPSSWPQRSYREPRRKRISQDLFLSWPDIWKTIGVLTGATLLSFGLRALEFGNQNIIMVYILSVFFISRLTMGYVYGITASVLSVLVFNFFFVSPLFTFYAIQTGYPVTFVIMLIVALITSTTTVRIQTQARLAAEREGRTELLYEINKRLLTTRGLQHIVTLTNEYIVKLFKCSAVFYTRDQYGPANLHRSSNHQDSSGILTQSSAEPDASFLLSERESKVAQWVFANQKQAGAGTDTHTGAGAYYMPIISQGDVLGVIGISCLKGRLNRNNRLLLKMIISQVAMALERQYLSDEQRQILIESEKEKMRSNLLRAISHDLRTPLTGILGASSAILENGDHLDKETHIQLVSDIKEDSQWLIRMVENLLSVTRIKEGTMNVAKTFEAAEEIVAEAISRTRHRYPNSKIAVQVPEDLLLVPMDGKLIEQVLINLLENAVKHSPDDTVTAVRVTKTGAQAVFEVSDNGPGITEEDFPYLFESYVPCGKRSSDSARGMGIGLSICMSIIKAHNGKMEAANKEQGGAVFRFTLPLEENIYE; translated from the coding sequence ATGAAGAGTCAGGGTGGTGGCGGCGTGCAGGATATTCGCGCCAGGGCTGCAAACAAAACCGGAAAACTAAAAATCTTCTTTGGCTATGCCCCGGGTGTAGGAAAAACCTATGCGATGCTTGATGATGCCCGCAGCCGGCTGAAAAGCGGGGTAGATGTTGTCGTAGGTTATCTGGAGCCGCATACAAGTCCCGAAACCATTCAGCTGCTGGACGGACTGCCGACTTTGCCGCCGAAGACTGTTAACCATAAAAACCGTTACCGCAAAGAATTTGATCTGGACGCCGCTTTGCAAAGAAAACCCGAGCTCCTGCTGGTTGATGTGCTGGCCCATAGTAATGCGGACGGCATGCGGAACAAAAAACGCTACCAGGATATCGAAGAGCTGCTGAATGCCGGAATTGACGTCTACACCACAGTCAATGTGCAGCACATCGAAAGCCTGAGAGATCTAATGCAGGATATCACGAAGGTTAATGAGCGGGACACGATTCCAGACTATATGTTTGACAGCGCCGATAAAGTTGAGCTGATCGATATCGAGCCGGACGAACTGATGAAACGCTGCGGGGAAAAGAAATGTCCTTTAAGTCTTGAAAGCCTGCGCCTCCTGCGGGAGACCGCTATGCGCAAGGTTGCGGACCGGATTGTCAACGAGAATCAAAATGAACAGCTCTTATCCGTAAAAACAGCCGGAATTAAGCTATTAGTCTGTATCAGTTCTTCGCCGTCGGCCGCTAAATGCATCCGCTGGACGGCCAGATCGGCAGAGGCCTTCCATGCCCCGTGGACTGCTTTGTATATCGAAGATATGGAAAGCAGGTATTTTACGGAAGAAGAAAAGAAAAACGTCCAGGAGAATCTGGATCTGGCCGAGCTCTTAGGCGCCAAAATTGTGACGCTGAACGGACATGGTCTGGCTTCCATTATTTCGGAATATGCCAAGCTTACGGGCATCACAAATATTGTCATTGGAAAAAGCAGAAATAAAAAGACGCTGAAAACATTATTTGATCCGGCACTTGAGGATAAGCTCATCGGGCTGCTGCCAAACATTGAAATTCATATCATCCCAAGCAGCTGGCCTCAAAGATCCTATCGCGAACCGCGAAGGAAGCGGATCAGCCAAGACCTGTTTTTATCCTGGCCGGATATCTGGAAAACGATAGGGGTTCTGACTGGGGCGACCTTGCTATCCTTTGGCCTTCGGGCACTGGAATTTGGCAATCAAAATATTATCATGGTCTATATCTTGTCTGTGTTTTTTATTTCCAGACTCACCATGGGGTATGTGTACGGCATTACGGCCTCAGTCTTAAGTGTACTTGTTTTTAACTTCTTTTTTGTTTCGCCGCTTTTCACGTTTTATGCCATCCAGACAGGCTATCCGGTCACTTTTGTGATTATGCTGATTGTGGCTTTGATCACAAGTACAACGACTGTCCGCATTCAGACCCAAGCACGGCTGGCTGCGGAAAGAGAAGGGCGCACTGAGCTATTGTATGAGATTAATAAAAGGCTTTTAACAACCAGAGGACTTCAACATATTGTTACGCTAACGAACGAATACATTGTGAAGCTTTTTAAATGCTCAGCGGTTTTTTACACCCGGGATCAGTATGGACCGGCAAACCTGCATCGTTCATCCAATCATCAGGATTCATCAGGTATTCTGACGCAATCCTCCGCAGAACCTGATGCTTCATTTCTGCTGTCGGAGCGCGAAAGCAAGGTTGCTCAATGGGTATTTGCCAATCAAAAACAGGCCGGTGCAGGAACAGATACGCATACAGGAGCAGGCGCTTATTATATGCCGATCATTTCCCAGGGCGATGTGCTTGGCGTGATTGGAATTTCATGTCTCAAAGGCAGGTTAAACCGTAATAACCGTCTGCTGCTAAAAATGATTATTTCCCAAGTCGCCATGGCTTTGGAACGGCAGTACCTGTCTGATGAACAGCGGCAAATATTAATCGAATCAGAAAAAGAAAAAATGCGAAGCAATCTGCTGCGCGCAATTTCACACGATCTGAGGACCCCGCTGACCGGCATTCTCGGGGCAAGCTCAGCAATCCTTGAAAATGGTGATCATCTGGATAAAGAGACCCATATCCAACTGGTCTCGGACATCAAAGAAGATTCGCAATGGCTGATACGCATGGTCGAAAACTTATTGTCCGTGACCCGGATTAAGGAAGGAACCATGAATGTCGCCAAAACATTTGAGGCCGCTGAGGAGATCGTGGCCGAAGCGATCAGTAGAACCCGTCATCGTTACCCGAACAGTAAAATAGCGGTGCAGGTGCCTGAAGACCTTTTGCTGGTGCCGATGGATGGAAAGCTGATTGAGCAGGTTTTGATCAATCTGCTCGAAAATGCGGTCAAGCATTCGCCGGATGACACCGTGACCGCGGTGCGGGTGACAAAAACCGGAGCTCAGGCTGTCTTTGAGGTTAGTGACAACGGACCAGGAATTACCGAAGAGGATTTCCCGTATTTATTTGAAAGTTATGTGCCCTGCGGCAAACGCAGTTCGGATTCAGCCCGTGGAATGGGAATCGGTCTGTCAATATGCATGTCGATTATCAAGGCTCACAATGGGAAAATGGAGGCTGCCAACAAAGAGCAGGGCGGCGCCGTATTCCGGTTCACACTGCCTCTGGAGGAGAACATTTATGAGTAA
- a CDS encoding DNA-binding protein, producing the protein MLSPSLEDYLEEIYRFSLSLDTVRVTDISHRLQVALPSVTKALYKLRDYEYIKYEPYGEIKLTDKGKEYGFYLVTRNQLLQEFLALICSKCNFAAEAEAMEHYLSAATIDAIKTLVEFIKSHPSWKKEFDDFVQIRSKENLL; encoded by the coding sequence ATGCTTTCACCGAGCCTGGAAGATTACTTGGAGGAAATTTATCGCTTTTCGCTGTCACTTGATACAGTTCGTGTTACGGACATAAGTCATAGACTTCAAGTCGCTTTGCCATCTGTGACGAAAGCTCTCTATAAATTGCGGGACTATGAATATATTAAGTACGAACCGTATGGCGAGATCAAGCTCACGGATAAAGGAAAAGAGTACGGGTTTTATCTGGTAACCAGGAATCAATTGCTTCAGGAATTTCTTGCTCTGATATGTAGCAAGTGCAATTTTGCTGCTGAGGCCGAGGCGATGGAACACTACCTCTCAGCGGCAACCATTGATGCGATTAAAACACTGGTGGAATTTATCAAGAGCCATCCGTCCTGGAAAAAAGAGTTTGATGATTTTGTTCAGATTCGTTCGAAGGAGAATTTACTGTAG
- a CDS encoding Nramp family divalent metal transporter, with amino-acid sequence MSKEINLVQTSLTLPLPKNTWLEKIKDTLRYLGPAFIVSVAYIDPGNFATNISAGSNFNYNLVWVVLWSNLMAIFLQTLSAKLGIVTGVDLATQCGRVFSRPVNLLLWIIMLFAVIATYMAEFLGSTLGLYLLFGIPLVAAGLITICLTFVIVYLRRFGQHMVERIIISLVAVIGASYCLELFLAEPDWSAVALHTLVPSLGPESILVAVGMLGATVMPHVIYLHSDLMKARRTSDDLAEAKKHFRMECFDIAFAMNIAFLVNAAMVIIAAAVFFNQGPVDSIEQAHKSLAPLLGSLSSGAFGLALLASGLSSSTVGAMAGECMLKGFIGLDIPVNIRRAITMIPAIILLWLGFNPMRMLIMSQVTLSFALPAAVIPLLLITKRRDIMGEMANRKITNAAGVVIVSLIVSLNVVLLYLTFSA; translated from the coding sequence ATGAGCAAAGAAATCAACCTTGTTCAAACTTCATTAACATTACCTTTGCCTAAAAATACCTGGCTGGAAAAGATCAAAGACACACTGAGATATCTGGGCCCGGCCTTCATCGTGAGTGTCGCCTATATTGACCCCGGCAACTTTGCCACCAACATCAGCGCAGGTTCCAATTTCAATTACAATCTTGTTTGGGTTGTCTTATGGAGCAACCTGATGGCGATTTTCTTGCAAACACTGTCGGCGAAGCTCGGCATTGTCACCGGTGTTGATCTGGCTACGCAGTGCGGGCGTGTTTTCTCCAGGCCGGTAAATCTTTTACTTTGGATCATCATGCTGTTTGCCGTTATCGCAACGTATATGGCAGAATTCTTGGGCTCGACGCTTGGCCTGTACCTACTTTTCGGCATACCGCTCGTGGCAGCAGGTCTGATAACCATATGTCTGACCTTCGTCATTGTATATTTGCGGCGTTTCGGCCAGCATATGGTTGAAAGAATTATCATCAGTCTGGTGGCTGTCATCGGGGCCTCATATTGTCTCGAGCTGTTCCTGGCTGAACCGGATTGGTCAGCGGTCGCTTTGCACACCTTAGTTCCTAGCCTAGGTCCCGAAAGCATTCTGGTTGCCGTCGGTATGTTGGGCGCGACCGTTATGCCTCACGTCATTTATCTCCATTCGGACTTGATGAAAGCAAGACGTACTTCCGATGATTTGGCCGAAGCAAAAAAGCATTTCCGAATGGAATGCTTCGATATCGCCTTTGCTATGAACATCGCGTTTCTGGTCAACGCTGCAATGGTTATTATCGCTGCAGCCGTTTTTTTTAACCAGGGACCGGTCGATTCCATCGAACAGGCGCACAAGTCCCTGGCGCCGCTGCTTGGCAGTTTATCCAGCGGTGCTTTTGGCCTGGCGCTGCTTGCTTCAGGCCTTTCCTCATCCACCGTTGGCGCTATGGCCGGAGAATGTATGCTGAAAGGGTTCATCGGTCTGGATATTCCGGTCAATATCCGGCGGGCAATTACTATGATTCCAGCCATCATTCTCCTGTGGCTTGGCTTTAACCCGATGAGGATGCTGATTATGAGCCAGGTTACCTTAAGCTTTGCGCTGCCGGCAGCGGTCATTCCGCTGCTTCTGATCACCAAACGCCGGGACATTATGGGTGAAATGGCAAACCGTAAAATCACCAATGCTGCCGGTGTGGTAATCGTAAGTCTTATTGTCTCACTGAATGTTGTTCTGTTATATTTAACTTTTTCCGCTTAA
- a CDS encoding MFS transporter, translating into MNNNNKIREKKILGIEKNIFFVGLTSFLTDTTTKMIYSVMPLFLMSLGATKTELSLIEGIAESTASVLKALSGWWSDKIRKNKPFMVIGYAFTAVLSPMFSLVTSPLQVLLIRFTERVGKGIRTAPRDSLIAASSEDGSKGKNFGFHKAMDNSGAIVGPLLAAGILLLFPNDYRLVFLIAAIPGLLGLINIICFVKEAKSEKMEPLGKVTLKDFPKKYYAFLGIIFIFTMGNSTDALLLVKASDIGIKDSLIPMIYLIFYAVSALFSVPAGMLSDKIGRERLIIFGYLLYSILYFGFGRTNSGTVVVLLFALYGLYSAATDGVQKALVSDLIDKDKRGTGLGIYNSLVGITLLPASVIAGLLYDHVNYSVPFYYGSVMALIAALFMIIFYRKGLRHLEN; encoded by the coding sequence ATGAACAATAACAATAAGATCCGGGAAAAGAAGATCTTGGGCATAGAGAAGAACATTTTTTTTGTAGGCCTGACAAGCTTTTTAACGGATACGACGACAAAAATGATTTATTCTGTGATGCCGTTATTTTTAATGTCCTTGGGAGCAACTAAAACGGAGCTCTCTTTGATTGAAGGGATTGCGGAGAGTACGGCATCCGTACTCAAAGCGTTATCCGGCTGGTGGAGTGACAAGATCAGAAAGAATAAGCCATTCATGGTCATCGGGTATGCTTTCACGGCAGTTCTTTCACCCATGTTTTCGTTGGTAACCTCGCCGCTGCAGGTTCTGCTTATCAGATTTACCGAGCGGGTTGGCAAGGGTATCCGGACAGCGCCAAGAGACAGCCTGATCGCCGCGTCCTCCGAAGACGGCAGCAAAGGCAAAAACTTTGGCTTTCACAAAGCGATGGATAACAGCGGGGCGATCGTTGGGCCGCTCCTGGCAGCAGGTATCCTGCTGCTGTTTCCAAATGATTACCGGCTGGTATTTCTTATAGCAGCCATCCCAGGTTTGCTGGGACTGATAAACATTATATGCTTTGTGAAGGAAGCAAAATCGGAAAAGATGGAACCGCTTGGGAAAGTTACATTGAAGGACTTCCCGAAAAAGTACTATGCCTTTCTTGGAATCATCTTTATCTTTACGATGGGAAATTCAACCGATGCGCTTCTTTTGGTCAAAGCCAGTGATATTGGGATCAAAGACTCCTTGATTCCGATGATCTATCTGATCTTTTACGCAGTGTCAGCGCTCTTCTCCGTACCAGCCGGCATGCTGTCAGATAAAATCGGCAGAGAAAGACTGATTATTTTTGGCTATCTGCTGTATTCAATCCTATATTTCGGGTTTGGCAGAACAAACAGCGGAACTGTAGTGGTATTGCTTTTTGCGTTGTACGGACTTTACAGCGCAGCCACTGACGGCGTACAGAAGGCATTGGTGTCTGATTTGATTGACAAAGACAAACGGGGAACAGGACTGGGCATCTATAACAGCCTTGTGGGTATTACGCTTCTTCCGGCCAGTGTCATAGCAGGTTTGCTTTATGATCATGTCAATTACAGCGTGCCATTTTACTATGGTTCTGTGATGGCTCTGATTGCTGCGCTGTTCATGATTATCTTTTATCGGAAAGGGTTAAGGCATCTTGAAAACTGA
- a CDS encoding spore germination protein, whose translation MFRYIHSKLRFWQLANHNGADANHLRNSNSNLSDNLNKNLTALKGVFGNSYDVNVREFNFGDQGLTRGAIIFLSGMTDTVTINESIIKPLMYDIRLSSKQETSPMNNMSIIQATLLTVGMVQKVSTINEVVDGCLSGKTILLMDGSKEALVIGTEGWETRGVDEPKTESVVRGPREGFTENLLTNTTLLRRKIRNPNLTLETMKIGEQTKTTICVAYLKDLANPQLIKEIQRRLQRIKTDAILESGYIEQFIEDAPFSIFSTVANSEKPDLVAAKILEGRAAIFVDGTPFVLTVPMVFIESFQSAEDYYSRPYFASVVRLLRLLAFLISITAPAIYVALTTFHQELIPTSLLFTMAASEEGVPFPAMAEALIMGTTFEILREAGVRLPRPIGQAVSIVGALVIGEAAVGAGIIGEPMVIVIALTAICSFVVPSQTDSGSILRLILVLLAGAMGGFGIALGLMGTFIHLASLRSFGTPYLSPFAPLSTQDLKDTFIRAPVWAMFTRPRTIGWHDPERQEFRLKPSHPSEEDKS comes from the coding sequence ATGTTCCGCTACATTCATTCTAAACTGCGTTTTTGGCAGTTAGCAAATCATAACGGCGCTGACGCCAATCATTTAAGGAATTCGAACTCTAACCTTTCCGATAATCTGAACAAAAACCTTACTGCTCTAAAAGGTGTGTTCGGAAATAGCTATGATGTTAATGTGCGGGAATTTAACTTTGGTGATCAGGGACTTACACGTGGTGCGATCATCTTCTTATCCGGGATGACGGATACAGTCACAATTAACGAAAGTATTATAAAACCATTAATGTACGACATCCGATTAAGCTCCAAACAAGAAACCTCACCAATGAATAATATGAGTATCATTCAGGCAACGCTGCTTACGGTGGGAATGGTTCAAAAAGTTTCTACGATCAATGAAGTCGTAGACGGCTGTTTGTCCGGAAAAACAATTCTACTGATGGATGGCTCAAAAGAAGCTTTAGTCATTGGCACCGAAGGTTGGGAAACCCGTGGCGTGGACGAACCCAAAACAGAATCCGTTGTCCGGGGCCCGAGGGAAGGCTTTACTGAAAATTTGCTTACCAATACAACCCTGTTGCGTCGTAAAATAAGAAACCCGAATTTAACCCTGGAAACCATGAAAATAGGTGAACAAACCAAGACCACCATTTGTGTTGCCTATTTAAAAGATCTCGCTAATCCACAGCTCATCAAAGAAATTCAACGGCGTCTTCAAAGAATTAAGACAGATGCAATTCTGGAATCAGGGTATATCGAGCAGTTCATTGAGGATGCTCCTTTTTCTATTTTCTCCACAGTTGCTAACAGTGAAAAACCGGATCTTGTGGCAGCAAAAATCTTAGAGGGAAGGGCGGCCATTTTTGTTGACGGAACTCCCTTTGTGCTTACCGTCCCAATGGTTTTTATTGAAAGTTTTCAAAGCGCTGAAGATTACTATTCCCGGCCTTATTTTGCAAGCGTGGTTAGACTCCTCAGGCTTTTAGCTTTTCTGATTAGCATTACGGCTCCGGCAATCTATGTTGCTTTAACAACTTTTCACCAAGAATTGATTCCTACTTCCTTACTTTTTACCATGGCTGCATCCGAGGAGGGCGTCCCTTTCCCTGCGATGGCAGAAGCGCTCATTATGGGAACAACATTTGAAATCCTCAGGGAGGCCGGGGTTCGCTTGCCCCGTCCTATCGGTCAAGCGGTCAGTATTGTGGGAGCTTTGGTTATTGGCGAGGCTGCTGTAGGTGCCGGAATAATCGGAGAGCCTATGGTTATCGTGATAGCTTTGACAGCAATTTGCAGTTTTGTGGTTCCTTCCCAAACAGATTCCGGTAGTATCTTACGATTAATTCTTGTTCTCCTAGCCGGGGCAATGGGAGGGTTTGGGATTGCACTTGGATTAATGGGGACATTTATTCACCTGGCTTCCTTAAGATCTTTTGGCACCCCGTATTTATCACCTTTCGCTCCTCTCAGTACGCAAGACTTGAAAGATACATTCATCAGGGCGCCTGTTTGGGCAATGTTTACCCGCCCTAGAACTATAGGCTGGCATGACCCTGAGCGCCAGGAGTTCAGATTAAAACCCAGCCATCCTTCAGAAGAAGACAAGAGTTAG
- a CDS encoding Ger(x)C family spore germination protein, with product MKNQIGFIMKVMVCFMLILPLSGCWSRHELNSLSFVVGVGLDKAEEPGEIQLTTQVVKPGELKSASVKNKSGAGGTNAYWNIKRTGYVASEIIRDFSHESSHRLYFPHNQVLIFERKLAEEGIQPYIDTFIRDSETRFNVLLVVSEDQASEVLDVSPELEKLPAINIAKLVETQKITSESPTVRLIDFINRLMSKSTAPIAPLIRVTGQGNEKTVEVFGTAVFKHDKLVGELNERETRGLLWVINEVKSGMINVAGPSGDGEVSLEITLAKSKMTPVIQDDTILIKLDIKAEGIVNSQSGSENLASPIIVASLEKELSAEIRKEIIAALKTAKDLNSDIFGFGDSIYWKYPSEWHELESKWDKVFPDVEVALNINTKLRSTGNISAPAVPAKE from the coding sequence ATGAAAAATCAAATTGGTTTCATTATGAAAGTCATGGTATGTTTCATGTTAATTTTACCCCTAAGTGGTTGCTGGAGCCGCCATGAGTTAAATTCTTTATCGTTTGTCGTAGGCGTAGGTTTAGATAAAGCCGAGGAGCCCGGAGAAATACAATTGACAACGCAAGTTGTGAAACCGGGTGAACTAAAATCTGCTTCTGTTAAAAATAAGAGCGGTGCGGGCGGGACAAACGCCTACTGGAACATAAAAAGAACGGGATATGTTGCCTCTGAAATTATCAGAGATTTTAGTCATGAATCCAGTCACAGGTTATATTTTCCGCATAATCAGGTTCTGATATTTGAGAGAAAGTTGGCTGAGGAAGGAATACAACCATATATAGATACTTTTATACGGGATAGTGAGACTCGTTTTAATGTTTTGCTCGTGGTCTCCGAAGACCAAGCAAGTGAGGTACTTGATGTTTCGCCTGAATTGGAGAAGTTGCCTGCAATTAACATTGCCAAATTAGTTGAAACTCAAAAGATAACGTCTGAATCGCCAACAGTTAGGTTAATCGATTTTATTAATCGTTTAATGAGCAAGAGCACAGCCCCCATCGCCCCTTTGATTAGAGTGACCGGCCAAGGGAATGAAAAAACAGTGGAAGTCTTTGGAACAGCAGTTTTTAAGCATGATAAATTGGTTGGCGAACTGAATGAACGTGAAACGCGCGGACTGCTTTGGGTTATCAACGAAGTAAAAAGCGGGATGATTAATGTTGCTGGTCCTAGCGGTGATGGTGAAGTGAGCTTGGAAATCACGCTTGCGAAAAGTAAAATGACACCTGTCATCCAAGATGATACGATTCTGATAAAGCTCGATATCAAAGCAGAAGGGATCGTCAATAGCCAGAGTGGTTCAGAAAACCTAGCATCACCAATCATTGTTGCCTCTCTGGAAAAAGAACTATCCGCTGAAATCAGAAAAGAAATCATAGCTGCTTTAAAAACGGCCAAGGATCTCAATTCAGATATATTTGGTTTTGGTGATTCAATCTATTGGAAATACCCCTCAGAGTGGCATGAACTGGAATCTAAATGGGACAAGGTCTTTCCGGACGTTGAAGTAGCGTTAAATATCAATACTAAGCTACGCAGTACAGGCAATATCAGCGCTCCTGCCGTACCTGCTAAGGAGTAA
- a CDS encoding endospore germination permease encodes MRLERGIISSSQLMFLVAGYVQGSVLVAAFSNTVTKQYTWLVVLSGLAASIPLAMAYVALARKFPGKDLVQINRIVYGPYLSKLVSALYIWFFCTIAGFMLAYLGQIIRNYMMPETPMFAICILFACICAWAVRNGIEVLARTSVIFVIIIIIVILITFVLLLKDMELTNFLPFFDLPLKDFIQGTHFMLTLPFCEILVFLMLFPYVNKGVEAKKSVILGLIIGGISILIDTVRNTAVLGAAAVIMVSPSIESVRLIDLAEIITRLEMLVITILLIAMFIKVNVMYYGAVLGIARLCNLRSYRPLVLPIGSIIVSLSIMTFDTLAQSNDFATRTGPIFTLVFEFSPVITLLVAKIRKLPK; translated from the coding sequence ATGAGGCTTGAAAGAGGAATCATATCAAGTTCACAGTTGATGTTTTTAGTTGCAGGATATGTTCAGGGTTCTGTTTTGGTGGCTGCATTTTCGAATACAGTTACCAAGCAGTATACTTGGCTGGTTGTTTTATCCGGATTGGCTGCAAGCATTCCCCTTGCCATGGCTTATGTTGCCTTAGCGAGGAAATTCCCCGGCAAGGACCTGGTACAAATCAATCGTATTGTCTATGGTCCCTATTTAAGTAAACTGGTTTCCGCCTTATACATTTGGTTTTTTTGCACGATTGCAGGTTTCATGTTAGCATATCTCGGCCAAATCATAAGGAATTACATGATGCCGGAAACTCCTATGTTCGCAATTTGTATTCTATTTGCTTGCATCTGCGCCTGGGCAGTGCGCAACGGAATAGAGGTCCTCGCCCGGACCAGTGTTATATTTGTCATAATCATCATAATTGTAATCCTAATAACTTTCGTTCTACTGCTGAAAGACATGGAACTAACGAATTTCCTGCCGTTTTTTGATCTTCCCCTGAAGGATTTTATTCAGGGTACACATTTTATGTTGACCCTTCCCTTTTGTGAAATCTTGGTGTTTCTCATGCTATTCCCCTATGTAAACAAGGGAGTAGAAGCAAAAAAATCTGTTATTTTAGGATTAATCATCGGAGGGATCAGCATATTAATTGATACGGTTCGTAATACAGCTGTGCTGGGAGCAGCAGCGGTGATCATGGTTTCCCCTTCGATTGAATCCGTGCGCCTGATAGATCTGGCAGAAATCATAACCAGGCTGGAAATGCTTGTTATTACTATATTATTAATTGCAATGTTCATAAAAGTAAATGTTATGTATTATGGCGCAGTATTAGGGATAGCCCGATTATGTAATTTACGGTCCTATAGGCCACTGGTACTTCCGATTGGAAGTATCATTGTTAGTTTATCCATTATGACATTTGATACTCTGGCACAAAGCAATGATTTCGCAACTAGGACAGGGCCTATTTTCACCCTTGTGTTTGAGTTTTCGCCTGTAATAACCTTACTTGTAGCAAAAATACGAAAGTTACCAAAATAA
- a CDS encoding zinc-ribbon domain containing protein has protein sequence MFEDKVLTCKDCGNEFSFSVSEQEFYAEKGFTNEPGRCPECRSARKAQGRSNNQYGRPQREMFPAVCATCGKETQVPFQPSGDKPVYCRDCYQPRTRNNW, from the coding sequence ATGTTTGAAGACAAAGTTTTAACCTGTAAGGACTGTGGAAATGAGTTTTCCTTCTCCGTTTCCGAACAAGAATTCTACGCAGAAAAGGGATTTACCAATGAACCTGGCAGATGTCCGGAATGCCGCTCTGCGAGAAAGGCACAGGGTAGATCCAACAACCAATACGGTCGTCCGCAACGAGAAATGTTCCCAGCCGTCTGTGCTACTTGTGGAAAAGAAACTCAAGTCCCTTTCCAACCCTCAGGTGACAAACCGGTTTATTGTCGTGATTGTTATCAACCACGCACACGAAATAATTGGTAA
- a CDS encoding IS3 family transposase — MYKYRFKYAVKKLCQVIEVSRSGYYQWVASGCPSHQDKDAVVLAKIRKIERDNDHNYGVKRVYESLNKEHNVKCGRSKVQRIMHQNGIKAKIKSKYKPQTTKADPNEQAFPNLLGQEFKVTEINKVWLADITYIRTNGKWSYLAAVMDLCRRKIVGWALGTKPNAKLVCRALSLAIAKERPAPGLIHHSDRGSQYTSKAFRELLDKHKILGSMSRKGNPYDNAPMESFFQTLKTEFVYKRYFQSIEQAQIGLKQWINIYYNCRRLHSALGYKSPLFYELSRIQPFKVSA, encoded by the coding sequence ATTTATAAATACCGCTTCAAATATGCTGTTAAGAAGTTATGCCAAGTCATAGAAGTTTCCCGAAGCGGATATTATCAGTGGGTGGCTTCCGGCTGTCCGAGTCACCAGGATAAAGACGCCGTGGTCCTTGCCAAGATCAGAAAGATTGAACGGGATAATGATCATAACTACGGTGTCAAGCGCGTTTATGAATCTCTGAACAAGGAACATAACGTCAAGTGCGGCCGGAGCAAAGTTCAAAGGATTATGCATCAGAATGGCATTAAAGCGAAGATCAAGAGCAAGTACAAGCCGCAAACCACGAAGGCTGATCCCAATGAACAGGCATTTCCCAATCTGCTGGGCCAAGAGTTTAAAGTTACAGAGATTAATAAAGTTTGGCTAGCCGACATTACCTACATCAGAACAAACGGAAAATGGTCTTATCTCGCAGCTGTCATGGATTTGTGCCGTAGAAAAATAGTAGGTTGGGCACTTGGAACGAAGCCAAATGCCAAATTGGTTTGTCGGGCTCTTTCCTTGGCAATTGCCAAGGAGCGGCCTGCTCCAGGACTTATTCATCATTCAGATCGTGGCAGTCAGTATACTAGCAAGGCATTCCGGGAGTTACTGGATAAGCACAAAATTCTCGGCAGTATGAGCCGTAAAGGGAATCCTTATGACAATGCTCCAATGGAATCATTCTTTCAAACCTTGAAGACAGAATTTGTTTACAAGCGATACTTTCAGAGTATTGAGCAAGCTCAGATTGGACTTAAGCAATGGATTAATATTTACTACAATTGCCGAAGGCTTCATTCAGCATTGGGTTATAAATCGCCACTATTCTATGAATTATCAAGAATACAACCATTTAAAGTGTCCGCATGA